The following are from one region of the Gottschalkia purinilytica genome:
- a CDS encoding glycogen/starch/alpha-glucan phosphorylase, translating to MLKDKEKFKEMFLDRIQTIYGVTIEEASVTDKYMALSSLIRDYIYRNWVHTHREYDKKAERQVYYFSVEFLKGKPLGNNLLNLGLKDVCKEALDDLGIDLESIENIENDVGLGNGGLGRLGACFLESMASLGIPCHGCTIRYKYGLFKQKIIDGYQVEVLDNWLRNGNPWEVRKTDKSVEVKFKGKVRVNNKNGKMAFIHEDYESILAVPNDMPIIGYRNNTVNTLRTFSAEPKRTELDFTLLSREEVQKYIEYKHSVESISEILYPDDHNYEGKVLRLKQQYFLVSAGLQTIIRRFKKKGGMMKNFHEKVAIHINDTHPTLAIPELMRILIDEEDIEWDEAWYITTNAISYTNHTILPEALEKWNVDMFKGLLPRIYMIVHEINERFCKELWNRYPEDWDRIRNMAIINNNYINMAHLAVVGSYSVNGVAKVHTDILKNQVMKNFYDFSPYKFNNKTNGITHRTWLLKANPKLSNLITDAIGDKWIKEPSSLIKLTSYSQDSSFKENLFKVKKHNKQILADLIKREYNINIDLDSIVDVQVKRIHEYKRQILNVFNILNMYYTLKDNPDLDIPSRTFIFGGKAAPGYYMAKEIIKLINSVSYVINKDKIIKDKLKVIFLENYRVSLAERVFPASDVSEQISTASKEASGTGNMKFMINGSITMGTLDGANIEIRDAVGDDNFFNFGLTVDEVLSYYRNGGYNSWDVYNSDYRVKRILDSLIDGTLFGEKDKFRMIYESLLNNNDQYFVLKDFDDYVKTQVKLQERYKNKYKWLEMCTENIANAGKFSSDRTVKEYAKHIWKVKEVQVEK from the coding sequence ATGTTAAAGGATAAAGAAAAGTTTAAGGAAATGTTCTTAGATAGGATACAAACTATATATGGTGTAACTATTGAGGAAGCATCTGTAACAGATAAATATATGGCACTATCTAGTTTAATAAGAGATTATATATATAGAAACTGGGTTCATACTCATAGGGAATATGATAAAAAAGCAGAAAGACAAGTTTATTATTTTTCTGTAGAATTTCTAAAAGGAAAACCCTTGGGAAATAATCTATTAAATTTAGGTTTAAAAGATGTATGTAAAGAGGCTTTGGATGACTTAGGAATAGATCTAGAATCTATAGAAAATATAGAAAATGATGTGGGACTAGGAAATGGAGGGTTAGGAAGGTTAGGGGCATGTTTTTTAGAGTCTATGGCCTCTTTAGGAATACCTTGCCATGGATGTACTATTAGATATAAGTATGGTTTATTTAAACAAAAAATAATAGATGGATATCAAGTCGAAGTTCTTGATAATTGGCTTAGAAATGGTAACCCTTGGGAAGTTAGAAAGACTGATAAATCAGTAGAAGTAAAGTTTAAAGGAAAAGTAAGAGTAAATAATAAAAATGGAAAAATGGCATTTATACATGAAGACTACGAATCTATTTTAGCAGTTCCAAATGACATGCCGATAATAGGATATCGTAACAACACTGTAAATACACTAAGAACATTCAGTGCAGAGCCTAAAAGAACAGAACTTGATTTTACACTTTTAAGTAGAGAAGAAGTTCAAAAATATATTGAATATAAACATTCCGTAGAGTCAATTTCAGAGATACTGTATCCAGATGATCATAACTATGAAGGAAAGGTACTTAGACTTAAGCAACAATATTTTTTAGTTTCAGCAGGACTTCAAACTATTATTAGAAGATTTAAGAAAAAAGGAGGGATGATGAAAAACTTCCATGAAAAAGTTGCTATACACATAAATGATACTCACCCTACTTTGGCTATACCAGAGTTAATGAGGATTCTCATAGATGAGGAAGATATAGAATGGGATGAAGCTTGGTATATTACTACAAATGCTATATCTTATACAAATCATACAATATTGCCTGAAGCACTAGAAAAATGGAATGTTGATATGTTTAAAGGTTTACTACCACGTATATATATGATAGTACATGAAATAAACGAAAGGTTTTGCAAAGAATTGTGGAATAGATATCCAGAAGATTGGGATAGGATAAGAAATATGGCAATCATAAATAATAATTATATAAATATGGCACATCTTGCAGTAGTAGGTAGCTATAGTGTTAATGGAGTTGCAAAAGTTCATACAGATATACTTAAAAATCAAGTCATGAAAAATTTCTATGATTTTTCACCATATAAGTTTAATAATAAAACTAATGGAATAACACATAGAACTTGGCTACTTAAGGCTAATCCAAAATTATCTAACTTAATCACAGATGCTATTGGGGATAAGTGGATAAAAGAACCTTCTTCTCTTATAAAACTTACAAGTTATTCACAGGATTCTTCCTTTAAAGAAAACTTATTTAAAGTAAAAAAACATAACAAACAGATATTAGCAGATTTAATCAAGAGAGAATATAACATAAATATAGATTTAGATTCAATTGTTGATGTACAGGTAAAAAGAATACATGAATATAAAAGACAAATTTTAAATGTATTTAATATCTTGAATATGTATTATACGCTTAAAGATAATCCAGATTTAGATATACCATCTAGAACATTTATATTTGGAGGAAAAGCAGCACCGGGATACTATATGGCAAAGGAAATAATAAAGCTTATAAATAGCGTTTCATATGTCATAAACAAAGATAAAATCATAAAAGATAAATTAAAAGTTATATTTTTAGAAAATTATAGAGTATCTTTAGCAGAGAGAGTCTTTCCAGCATCTGATGTTAGTGAACAAATATCCACGGCAAGTAAAGAAGCATCAGGTACAGGAAATATGAAATTTATGATAAATGGCTCTATAACTATGGGAACATTAGATGGTGCTAATATTGAAATAAGAGATGCTGTAGGAGATGATAATTTTTTCAACTTTGGATTAACTGTTGATGAGGTATTAAGTTATTATAGAAATGGTGGATATAACTCTTGGGATGTGTATAATAGCGACTACAGGGTTAAAAGAATACTAGATAGTTTGATAGATGGAACATTATTTGGGGAAAAGGATAAGTTTAGAATGATATATGAGTCTTTATTAAATAATAATGATCAGTACTTTGTTTTAAAAGATTTTGATGATTATGTAAAGACTCAAGTAAAACTTCAAGAAAGATATAAGAATAAATATAAATGGCTTGAAATGTGTACTGAGAATATAGCTAATGCAGGAAAATTTTCAAGTGACAGAACGGTCAAAGAATATGCAAAACATATATGGAAAGTAAAGGAAGTTCAAGTAGAAAAATAG
- a CDS encoding glycoside hydrolase family 13 protein, whose protein sequence is MNWIFHDSHNLYYRNPFGALECDSIVTLRIKITCSDNIEEVKVRLCNENVEGKSNEEVHMNLIHDEDNIKIFEIKVKMINKIHLLWYYFIVKINGKIYYYGNNIQGLGGVGHIYDHTPLSYQITVHKKNNNTPNWFKHSIIYQIFVDRFYNGNEKDIVLKPKRDMIIRSNWSDTPSYIKDDKGRVIYFDYFGGNLLGIIKKLSYLKELGINLIYLNPIFEAASNHKYDTGDYKKIDSMFGDEDIFRKLCDEAKKLGMSIILDGVFSHTGSDSIYFNKEKKYDTIGAYQSKDSKYYSWYKFKEYPYNYECWWGVETLPNVNELDESFQDFIINSKDSILKKWMSIGIHGWRLDVADELPKEFIQNFKKEMKNIKDDSILIGEVWEDASNKISYGELREYLLGYELDSVMNYPFRKIILDFMLGEINALDVHKNFMKLYESYPLHHFYSMMNLIGSHDVPRILTLLGDSPEEHSLSEKEKREIRLSDDKKRLALSRLKLLTIIQMTFPGVPSIYYGDEVGVEGYSDPLNRRTYPWEHENKEILKWYKKLAHIRNKYSIMRTGRWISIYPEENVYGYIRMIENSKDVFGEDSQDNLAVILINRSENSDIDLTINVNELVGWNVEKLHDLIEEETVDLKDGTLHLKLNKLQGVILMKNV, encoded by the coding sequence ATGAACTGGATTTTTCATGACTCTCATAACTTGTATTATAGAAATCCTTTTGGTGCTTTAGAATGTGATAGTATAGTTACTTTGAGAATTAAAATAACATGTAGCGATAATATAGAAGAAGTAAAAGTTAGACTTTGTAATGAAAATGTAGAAGGTAAAAGCAATGAAGAAGTACATATGAATTTAATTCATGATGAAGATAATATAAAAATATTTGAGATAAAAGTTAAAATGATAAATAAAATACACTTACTATGGTACTATTTTATAGTAAAAATAAATGGAAAGATATATTATTATGGAAACAATATACAAGGACTTGGAGGAGTAGGTCATATATATGATCATACTCCTTTATCGTATCAGATAACGGTCCACAAGAAAAATAATAATACTCCTAATTGGTTTAAACATTCTATTATATATCAAATATTTGTAGATAGGTTTTATAACGGAAATGAAAAAGATATTGTATTAAAACCTAAAAGAGACATGATTATAAGAAGTAATTGGAGTGATACTCCTTCATATATAAAAGATGATAAGGGAAGGGTTATTTACTTTGACTATTTTGGAGGTAATCTTTTAGGTATAATAAAGAAACTTTCATATCTAAAAGAACTTGGAATAAATTTGATTTATTTAAATCCAATATTTGAAGCTGCAAGTAATCATAAGTATGACACTGGTGACTATAAAAAAATAGACTCAATGTTTGGTGATGAAGACATATTTAGAAAGTTATGTGATGAAGCTAAAAAATTAGGAATGAGTATAATATTAGATGGAGTGTTTAGTCATACTGGTAGTGATAGTATATATTTTAATAAAGAAAAAAAATATGATACTATAGGTGCTTATCAATCTAAGGATTCAAAATATTATAGTTGGTATAAATTCAAAGAATATCCTTATAACTATGAATGTTGGTGGGGAGTAGAAACTTTACCAAATGTAAATGAACTAGATGAGTCTTTCCAAGACTTTATAATTAATAGTAAAGATAGTATTTTGAAAAAGTGGATGAGTATAGGAATACATGGATGGAGATTAGATGTAGCAGATGAACTTCCAAAGGAATTTATACAAAATTTTAAAAAAGAAATGAAGAATATAAAGGATGACTCTATTCTTATCGGCGAAGTGTGGGAAGATGCGTCAAATAAGATAAGCTATGGAGAATTAAGAGAATATCTTTTAGGATATGAATTAGATTCTGTAATGAATTATCCATTTAGAAAAATAATTTTAGATTTTATGTTAGGAGAAATAAATGCATTAGATGTTCATAAAAATTTCATGAAGCTATATGAAAGTTACCCACTTCATCACTTTTATTCAATGATGAATCTTATAGGGAGTCATGACGTACCTCGTATACTTACTTTATTAGGAGATAGCCCAGAGGAACATAGCTTATCAGAAAAAGAAAAAAGAGAAATTAGGCTTAGTGATGATAAAAAAAGATTAGCTCTATCTAGATTAAAACTACTAACTATAATTCAAATGACATTTCCTGGAGTGCCATCTATTTACTATGGAGATGAAGTTGGTGTAGAAGGATATTCTGATCCACTGAATAGAAGAACCTATCCATGGGAACATGAAAATAAAGAAATACTTAAGTGGTATAAAAAGCTTGCACATATAAGAAATAAATATTCGATTATGAGAACTGGAAGGTGGATATCAATATATCCAGAAGAGAATGTATATGGATATATAAGAATGATAGAAAATTCAAAAGATGTTTTTGGAGAAGATAGTCAAGATAATTTAGCAGTTATACTTATTAATAGAAGTGAAAATAGTGATATAGATTTAACAATAAATGTGAATGAGTTGGTAGGATGGAATGTTGAAAAACTTCATGATTTAATAGAAGAAGAAACTGTAGACTTAAAAGATGGAACTTTACATTTAAAATTAAACAAGTTGCAAGGAGTTATATTGATGAAGAATGTATAA
- a CDS encoding LytR/AlgR family response regulator transcription factor: MLRVAVCEDELIHRTILEEYLHTIFEEFTNQYEILGFSSGEQLLENYLEGLDILLLDIQMNKLTGMDVARKVREFDNKVEIIFITSLIDYVQEGYEVRAYRYLLKPIKYEDLKKHIVSCIDKLIKSNENFMIIQGKSEVHKVSIDTITYIEVIKKDMIIHTTEQSYNTKMSLYKMEKELAPYDFFRCHKSYLVNMKQIQCLKQNVAIVNDEEIPVSRYRIKNLKIKLAYVLGDILC; this comes from the coding sequence ATGCTTAGAGTAGCTGTATGTGAGGATGAGTTAATTCATAGAACTATTTTAGAGGAGTATTTACACACCATTTTTGAAGAGTTCACTAATCAGTATGAAATTTTAGGATTTAGTTCAGGAGAACAATTACTTGAAAATTATCTAGAAGGCTTAGATATTCTTCTATTAGATATTCAGATGAACAAGCTTACAGGTATGGATGTTGCAAGAAAAGTTAGAGAATTTGATAATAAAGTAGAAATAATATTTATAACATCATTAATAGATTATGTTCAAGAAGGCTATGAGGTCAGAGCTTATAGATACCTATTAAAACCAATTAAGTATGAAGATTTAAAAAAGCATATAGTGTCTTGTATAGATAAACTAATTAAAAGCAATGAAAATTTTATGATTATCCAAGGTAAAAGTGAAGTACATAAGGTTTCAATAGATACTATTACATATATAGAAGTAATAAAAAAAGATATGATTATTCATACTACTGAACAAAGTTACAATACAAAGATGAGTCTATACAAAATGGAAAAAGAATTGGCACCATATGATTTTTTTAGATGTCATAAAAGCTACTTAGTTAATATGAAACAAATACAATGCTTAAAACAGAATGTAGCTATAGTCAATGATGAAGAAATACCTGTTAGTAGATATAGAATCAAAAATTTGAAGATTAAGCTGGCATATGTATTAGGTGATATATTATGCTGA
- a CDS encoding ATP-binding protein, translated as MLSSLFWKILNIVTTTIEWYVFRFILGKVSSLKEDKLTLNISFTMLILVTTTLNFMNVSPNIKLSTGVVIGFIFYIFNYEVSILKSIVVCLIYWMLLLSFDSISAGIVLTINSISNVNKILNNNIFRLELIIISKLLLLSLIPIFKIFRLQVDIKKRDFIYVCIPIIANILSIIVIFGYAFEEGRNSFIENIVIFIVSSLLLLSNISLIIVIHNIIRDSKLRLENSMIKEKIDMQYNYYLKLQDNQMRIRKLYHDMKNHMICIENIYGNSDVTKNYIDSINLEINSCEPVFETGNMILDIILSEKKSICDKNNIEFFADINFLKCNFIDMIDVCSIFSNILDNAIEACNKIDDENIGKYIRIRGTIVKEFFILKVENSKANKIITKNNKVITDKKDSFLHGIGINSIKNSIEKYNGEVVADYSEDKFIMNIYIPLQ; from the coding sequence ATGCTGAGTAGTTTATTTTGGAAAATATTAAATATAGTAACAACAACAATAGAATGGTATGTTTTTAGATTCATATTAGGTAAAGTTAGTAGCTTAAAGGAAGACAAGTTAACTTTAAATATATCCTTTACTATGCTTATTTTAGTGACAACAACGCTTAATTTTATGAATGTATCACCTAATATTAAGTTATCGACAGGAGTGGTTATAGGATTTATATTTTATATATTTAATTATGAAGTTAGTATATTAAAAAGTATAGTTGTTTGTTTGATATATTGGATGTTGCTTTTAAGCTTTGATTCTATAAGTGCTGGTATCGTATTAACAATAAATTCCATATCTAATGTAAATAAGATATTAAATAATAATATATTTAGATTAGAGCTTATTATAATATCTAAGTTACTTTTACTATCTTTAATTCCAATATTCAAGATATTTAGACTACAGGTAGATATTAAAAAAAGAGATTTTATATATGTATGTATTCCTATTATTGCTAATATACTAAGTATTATTGTAATTTTTGGATATGCATTTGAAGAAGGTAGAAATAGTTTTATTGAAAATATAGTAATATTTATTGTGTCATCATTATTATTGTTATCTAATATATCTTTAATAATAGTTATACATAATATTATAAGGGATAGTAAATTGAGACTTGAAAATAGTATGATTAAAGAAAAAATAGATATGCAATATAATTATTATTTAAAATTACAAGATAACCAGATGAGAATTAGAAAACTATATCATGATATGAAAAATCATATGATATGTATAGAGAATATATATGGAAACAGTGATGTTACTAAGAACTATATAGATAGTATTAATTTGGAGATTAATAGCTGTGAACCTGTTTTTGAAACAGGCAATATGATTTTAGATATTATATTAAGTGAAAAGAAATCAATTTGTGATAAAAATAATATAGAATTTTTTGCAGATATTAATTTTTTAAAGTGTAACTTTATAGATATGATAGATGTATGTAGTATATTTTCTAATATATTAGATAATGCAATAGAGGCATGTAATAAGATAGATGATGAAAATATAGGCAAATATATTAGAATTAGAGGAACTATTGTTAAGGAATTTTTTATATTGAAAGTTGAAAATTCTAAAGCTAATAAAATTATCACGAAAAATAATAAAGTTATAACTGATAAAAAAGATTCTTTTTTACATGGAATCGGTATTAATAGTATAAAAAATTCAATTGAAAAATATAATGGTGAAGTAGTAGCTGATTATTCTGAAGATAAATTTATAATGAATATATATATACCCTTGCAATAA
- a CDS encoding pentapeptide repeat-containing protein, which translates to MNDNNIYKISSPKIPDKLEKTFLSDQEIKDESFFSSVIICDCNIENHTAKHVSFNQVVFKNVNFEEVSFEHCELTDTRFENCDLSNVDLRGSIIHRVEMINCKLMGTNLGNATLRNIVFKDCNCRYSFFRFVDCKQVSFQNCLLQNCDLQTSNLSKVDFSHSNLQQAQMSGTKLKGLDLTSCEIEGIGVRIEDLCGVIVSPAQAMYFAKLIGVVIR; encoded by the coding sequence ATGAATGATAATAACATATATAAAATCAGCTCTCCTAAAATACCGGATAAATTGGAAAAGACTTTTCTTTCTGATCAAGAAATAAAAGATGAGAGTTTCTTTTCATCAGTAATTATCTGTGACTGTAATATCGAAAACCATACAGCAAAACATGTGTCTTTTAATCAAGTAGTCTTTAAAAATGTCAATTTTGAAGAAGTCTCTTTTGAGCATTGTGAACTAACAGATACAAGATTTGAAAATTGTGATTTATCCAACGTTGATCTTAGAGGATCTATTATACATAGAGTAGAAATGATCAACTGTAAGCTAATGGGTACTAATCTAGGCAATGCAACTTTGAGAAACATAGTATTTAAAGATTGTAATTGTAGGTACAGCTTTTTTAGATTCGTAGACTGCAAACAAGTAAGTTTTCAGAATTGCTTACTTCAAAACTGTGATCTTCAAACTTCTAATCTTTCTAAGGTAGATTTCTCTCATTCCAATTTACAACAGGCTCAAATGTCAGGAACAAAATTAAAAGGACTAGATCTAACGAGTTGTGAAATAGAAGGAATAGGTGTAAGAATAGAAGATCTATGTGGAGTAATTGTATCACCTGCACAGGCAATGTATTTTGCTAAATTAATTGGTGTTGTTATTAGATAA
- a CDS encoding D-glycero-alpha-D-manno-heptose-1,7-bisphosphate 7-phosphatase → MKKAIFLDRDGVINDNKKHVNKPDDLVIYKEAKRGLKKLYDSGYSLFIVTNQGGVELGHITDNDLNKIHKKLIEDLKDFCKIKEIKYCPYFNKDASCRKPNPGMLIELKDKYNIDMSESWMIGDMETDIQAGKEVKCKTAKIGKVSDLADINGDNLEEVADKILELDANKA, encoded by the coding sequence GTGAAAAAAGCTATATTTTTAGATAGAGATGGAGTTATAAATGATAATAAAAAACATGTAAACAAGCCAGATGATTTAGTTATTTATAAAGAAGCGAAAAGAGGATTAAAAAAACTTTATGATAGTGGATATAGTCTATTCATAGTTACGAATCAAGGTGGTGTAGAACTAGGCCATATAACAGATAATGATTTAAATAAAATTCATAAGAAACTAATAGAGGATCTAAAAGATTTTTGTAAGATAAAAGAGATTAAATATTGTCCATATTTTAATAAGGATGCAAGTTGTAGAAAGCCTAATCCTGGAATGTTAATAGAACTTAAGGACAAATACAATATAGATATGTCTGAAAGCTGGATGATAGGAGATATGGAAACAGATATACAAGCTGGAAAAGAAGTTAAATGTAAGACTGCAAAAATAGGAAAAGTAAGTGATTTAGCTGATATAAATGGGGACAATTTAGAAGAAGTTGCAGATAAAATTCTTGAATTAGATGCAAATAAGGCTTAG
- a CDS encoding NAD(P)/FAD-dependent oxidoreductase, which translates to MVKYDVIIIGAGPSGIFTAYELIKNNKDLKVLMIEKGRSIEKRICPKRELYKCVGCKPCSITTGFAGAGAYSDGKLSLSPDVGGTLPDILGYEKSKELIKEADQVYLEFGADTKIHGVDNPEKIAEIRKKAIESSLKLIECPVRHLGTEEGYRIYSDLQRHLIDSGVEIIFNTMVEKLVIEDNMIKGVVITKDKEEKIYYSEKVVAAVGREGSAWLRDICKENNIGTQVGAVDIGVRVEVRDEVMKELNEAMYESKLIYYTPTFDDKVRVFCSNPSGVVATEYYDDNLAVVNGHAYKSQELKTNNTNFALLVSKQFTEPFDSPIDYGKHIAKLGNMLSGGKILVQRYGDFKRGRRTTEERLFRNNIIATLEDAVPGDLSLVLPYRIMKDLEEMIEALDKIVPGMASEETLLYGVEVKFYSNKVVVDDKFETNIKGLYAIGDGAGITRGLQQASANGIQVARNILR; encoded by the coding sequence ATGGTAAAGTATGATGTGATAATAATAGGAGCTGGTCCTTCAGGAATCTTTACAGCTTACGAATTAATTAAAAATAATAAAGACTTGAAGGTATTAATGATAGAAAAAGGAAGAAGTATAGAGAAAAGAATTTGTCCTAAAAGAGAACTTTACAAATGCGTTGGTTGCAAACCTTGTTCTATTACAACTGGATTTGCAGGAGCTGGCGCTTACTCCGATGGAAAACTATCACTTTCTCCAGATGTAGGAGGAACTTTACCAGATATTTTAGGATATGAAAAGTCTAAAGAACTTATAAAAGAAGCTGACCAAGTTTATCTAGAATTTGGAGCAGATACAAAAATTCATGGAGTAGATAACCCTGAAAAAATTGCGGAAATTAGAAAAAAGGCTATAGAAAGTAGTTTAAAACTTATAGAGTGTCCTGTACGTCATTTAGGTACAGAAGAAGGATATAGAATCTACTCTGATCTTCAACGTCACCTTATTGATTCAGGAGTAGAGATAATATTTAACACAATGGTAGAAAAGTTAGTTATAGAAGACAACATGATAAAGGGTGTAGTAATTACTAAAGATAAAGAAGAAAAGATATATTATTCTGAAAAAGTTGTTGCTGCAGTGGGTAGAGAAGGTTCTGCTTGGCTAAGAGATATATGTAAGGAAAATAATATAGGTACACAAGTAGGAGCAGTAGATATAGGTGTAAGAGTAGAGGTAAGAGATGAAGTAATGAAAGAGTTAAACGAGGCAATGTATGAGAGTAAATTAATATATTATACACCTACTTTTGATGATAAAGTTAGAGTATTCTGTTCAAATCCATCAGGAGTAGTAGCTACAGAATATTATGATGATAATTTAGCTGTAGTAAATGGACATGCATATAAATCACAAGAGCTAAAGACTAATAATACTAACTTTGCATTACTAGTTTCTAAACAATTTACAGAACCATTCGATTCACCTATTGACTATGGAAAACATATAGCTAAGCTAGGAAACATGCTTTCAGGCGGAAAAATACTTGTTCAAAGATATGGTGATTTTAAAAGAGGTAGAAGAACTACAGAAGAAAGACTTTTCAGAAATAATATAATAGCTACTTTAGAAGATGCTGTTCCAGGAGATTTATCATTAGTTTTACCATATAGAATAATGAAGGACTTAGAAGAAATGATAGAAGCGCTAGATAAAATAGTGCCAGGGATGGCAAGTGAAGAAACACTATTATATGGAGTAGAAGTTAAATTTTATTCAAATAAGGTCGTTGTAGATGATAAATTCGAAACTAATATAAAAGGATTATATGCTATAGGGGACGGGGCTGGTATTACAAGAGGACTACAGCAAGCATCTGCAAATGGTATACAAGTAGCAAGAAACATACTCAGATAA
- a CDS encoding ferritin-like domain-containing protein, translating into MFYSEYDMFYRIPCMPSYGYMGYGSKVTYKKLEYALSLVKKAVEGEKEDELFYDYLISVAPTKEEKDMIKSIRNDERKHFKMFRKIYKDFTGKDIKLSDKVTFKKPKSYIKGIKKALFGELSAVEKYRDIRAGLSYRYYRDMVFEIITDEFKHSGKYNYILNINCCNMNMNYNDKVEIDSISNGWILY; encoded by the coding sequence ATGTTTTACTCTGAATATGATATGTTTTATAGGATTCCATGTATGCCTTCATACGGGTATATGGGATATGGGAGTAAGGTTACTTATAAGAAATTAGAATATGCACTTTCATTGGTTAAAAAAGCTGTAGAAGGGGAGAAGGAAGACGAACTTTTCTATGATTACTTAATATCTGTAGCTCCGACTAAAGAAGAAAAAGATATGATAAAGTCTATAAGAAATGATGAAAGAAAACACTTTAAAATGTTTAGAAAAATATATAAAGACTTTACAGGGAAAGATATAAAACTATCAGATAAAGTAACATTTAAAAAGCCTAAATCATATATAAAAGGAATAAAAAAAGCTTTATTTGGCGAGTTATCAGCAGTAGAAAAATATAGAGATATAAGAGCGGGACTTTCATATAGATACTATAGAGACATGGTTTTTGAAATAATTACTGATGAGTTTAAACATTCTGGTAAATATAACTATATCTTAAATATAAATTGTTGTAATATGAATATGAACTATAATGATAAAGTTGAAATAGATAGTATTTCTAATGGATGGATATTATATTAA
- the pepT gene encoding peptidase T: MEKVIEKFLRYVKIDTMSDESSETCPSTKKQLNLAKILVSELKEMGISDASVDENGYVMATIPSNIDKDVPAIGFIAHMDTSPDMSGANVNPQIVKNYDGKDIILNKENNIVLSPKDFPELKEYKGKTIITTDGTTLLGADDKAGVAEIMTAIEYIVNNPSIKHGTIKVGFTPDEEIGRGADRFDVEKFGADFAYTLDGGPIGELEYENFNAASAKIIISGRNVHPGSSKNKMINSMEIAMELNSMLPENEKPQYTEGYEGFFHLIGINGSVEETTVRYIIRDHDKNKFENKKKILSNAVKYLNLKYRSNLIKLDLKDQYYNMKEKIEPVIHIVETAKKAMIELGIEPKLTPIRGGTDGSRLSYMGLPTPNLFTGGHNFHGKYEYIPVESMEKSVEVILKIIELYSK; the protein is encoded by the coding sequence ATGGAAAAAGTAATTGAGAAATTTTTAAGATATGTAAAAATTGACACTATGTCTGATGAAAGCTCTGAAACATGTCCTAGTACAAAGAAGCAACTTAATTTAGCAAAAATATTAGTAAGTGAACTTAAAGAAATGGGGATTAGCGATGCATCTGTAGATGAAAATGGATATGTAATGGCTACTATCCCATCTAATATAGATAAGGATGTTCCTGCTATAGGATTTATAGCTCATATGGATACTAGTCCTGACATGTCTGGTGCTAATGTGAATCCTCAAATAGTAAAAAATTATGATGGTAAAGATATCATTCTAAACAAAGAGAATAACATAGTTTTATCTCCTAAGGATTTTCCTGAGCTTAAAGAATATAAAGGTAAAACTATAATTACAACAGATGGAACAACTCTGTTAGGAGCTGATGATAAAGCTGGGGTAGCTGAGATAATGACTGCTATAGAATATATCGTAAATAACCCTAGCATAAAGCATGGTACTATAAAAGTAGGATTTACACCAGATGAAGAAATAGGTAGAGGTGCTGACAGATTTGATGTCGAAAAATTTGGTGCTGACTTCGCTTATACTCTAGATGGTGGTCCTATAGGAGAACTTGAATACGAAAATTTTAATGCAGCAAGTGCTAAAATTATCATATCTGGCAGAAATGTTCATCCTGGTTCTTCAAAAAATAAGATGATTAATTCTATGGAAATAGCTATGGAATTAAACTCTATGTTACCTGAAAATGAAAAACCTCAATATACAGAAGGATATGAAGGCTTTTTTCATTTAATAGGTATAAATGGATCCGTGGAAGAAACTACTGTCAGATATATAATAAGAGATCATGATAAAAATAAATTTGAAAATAAAAAGAAGATACTGTCTAATGCTGTTAAATATTTAAATTTAAAGTATAGAAGTAATCTAATTAAATTAGACCTAAAAGATCAATACTATAATATGAAAGAAAAAATAGAACCAGTTATTCACATAGTAGAAACTGCAAAAAAAGCTATGATAGAACTAGGAATAGAGCCTAAATTAACACCAATTCGAGGCGGCACTGATGGTTCTAGATTGTCTTATATGGGACTCCCGACACCAAATTTGTTTACAGGTGGTCATAATTTTCATGGTAAATATGAATACATACCCGTAGAGTCAATGGAAAAGTCTGTTGAAGTAATATTGAAAATTATAGAACTCTATAGCAAGTAA